One Natronomonas gomsonensis genomic window, GGGCCGACTCTACAAGAATCTCGACGAACTCCACGACCACGGCCTCATCGAGAAGCGCGTTCGCACCGAGAACGACAACCGACGCAACGAGTACGCACTCACGACCGCAGGGCGAGAATCCATCCGACAGCACGCCCAGCGCGTCGCTGGCGTCGCCGACGCCATCAACGGAGGTGCAGCATGAGCGACCGTATCTCGACGGAGGACCTCACCGACGAGCAGATAGAGAGAGTCCTGAATTCGAAGGGATTTCAGAAGATGTTGGCGTACTCGAAGCTCGCCGACGGCATCGAGGTGCTCGAATCCGAAGACGAAATCTTCGACTCGATGGTCAACACCATCACGAAGCAACACACCTCGGTCAGCACCGAGTCGAGTATCCGCGAAGTCCTCTCGCTGTTCCGCAGCGAGGTCTCGACGTTCACCGAGCCGCTCGTCGACGACGAGAACGGCATGGAGGGCAGCGACCTCGAAGACATCTACGTCGACGACACGGAGGCCGACCGATGACCCGCCACATTCCGGGCGGGTACGCCCCTGACCACAACACGCCGTCGCAGTTCGTCGTCCGTTGCTCGGACTGCGGCCGTGTCTGCATCCGCGACGACCGCGGGGATGCCCATGACCGCGCCGACAGCCACGCGCTTCACTGCGCGCAGACGGGTGTGACGCCCATCTCGTTCATCGGCGACGAGGAGCAGGCCGACGACGAGGCCGAGACTGCGACACTCCAGCCGCGGATCACCAACCTCGTCGGCGAAGAGGTGACGCTCGTCTACCACAGCAAAGACCCCCGTAGCGACGAGGTCGAACGGGACGCCGTCGTCGAGGAGATGCTCACCAGCTACCTCGACGTGCCCTACCGGGGCTTTCTTGCCCGGGCCGAGAACGGCATCGAACTGGAGGTCGACCTCTCGGCTGGCATCGTCTTCTCGCACGGTAACGTTCGCAGTCCGACCGGCGAAATCCTGCGGGTCGAACCCGCCTGCGAGGAGCCCGCGCTCGGCGAGGACGCAACCGACGACGCTCGGGTGGCAACCGACGGAGGTGAACCATGAGCGCCGACGCCGTCGAAGCCGATGGCGACGAAGAACCCGTCGACGAAGCCGATGAACGACCGTCTTCCCCGACCGTCGACGCGCTGGAGACGCTCATCAACGCGGACACGTTGGCCAAGACCATCGAGGTCGCTAACTCTGTCGCCGACGAGTCCGTGCTCCGGTTCGGCCGACACGGGCTCAAAATCCGCCTGGTCGACCCGGCGAACGTCTACATGGCGAACATCCACCTCGATTCGAGCGGCTTCGAGGCCGTCGGCGACGGCGTCTTCCCCGCCGGTCAGAAACACGAAGGACTGCTCGACTTCATCGGCAAGGCCGACAGTGAGGAACTCGTCTCGCTGGCCTTCGACGCCGAGACGAGACGACTGGCCGTCGAGTTCCAGCCCTACGAGCGCGACTACGCGCTCATCGATCCCGACAGCATCCGGCAGGAACCCGACATCCCAGACATGGACCTCCCCAACGTCTTCAACATCGACGGGGAGACCCTGAAGGAAGTCGTCGAGGTCTCGCAACTCGTCTCTGACCATGTCGACATCGAGGGCGACCCCGACGCTGAGTGCATCCGGATTGTCGCCGAAGGGGACACGGATACCAACACGGCGACTCTCGACGACGAACTTGGGTTTGCCGAGGTGACGGAGGATGCGTCGTCCTTCCTCTCACTCGACTACCTCGAAGACGCGGTCGGTGTTATTCCGAAATCATCGACTGTCGAGGTCCGATTCGGCGACGAGTTCCCCGTGATGATGGAGTGGACCTTCGCCGACGATTACGGCCACGTCAAGCAGGTAATCGCACCGCGGATTGTGTCGCAATGAGCCTCGCCATGTCCACCGGCTCATCCCACGTCATCGGCGAGCCGCATCCGAACCAGCGGTCGCACGCCACCTTCGAGTTCAAGCAGGCCGACCCCGACCGAACCGGCGGTGGCTACCCGCGCTGGCGCTCCTACGAACTTCGACCGGAGACGCCCGGTCGGCAGAAGGAGGATGTGTACGTCTCCGTCCACCGGTTGTGTGCCGTCGCGTGGCTCTTCGAAAACGGACGTACCGCCGAGGACATCCTTCGATCGGGCGACCTCATCGGCGCCGACGTGCATCACGAACTGGAGATGCCGTCGGCGAACATCGAATCCGAACTTTCGCTCCGAGGCCACGGTGAACATTCCGAGATTACACAGACGAAGCGCCGTGCGTGGGCGGAAGACACGAAGCGTGACATCGAGGAACGTGAATCCAGACCCGTCGGAGCCGACGAGTGCGCCCGCTGTGGTGCAGTCGAGACGAGTCTCGCCGAATGTGACGCATGGCCCGGCGAGAAGCGGTGTATCGAGTGCGCTATCGAGACCTCGAACGGAGAGGAGGTCCGACTGTGACCGAACACGCTGTCGGGACCACCCGAGTCCCGCCCGCCCAAGGCGGCCCCGAGACGTGGAAAACCGGCTGTCCAGAGGGACACGTCCGGACGATGCCGCGACCGCAGAAAGGCGGCTACTACTGCAACACCTGTAAGCAGCACTACGAGGGCGACCCAATTCCCCGAGGTGAGGCCGATGTCTGAGAACCTCCAGCCGACGACGCCGGAGGAGGGCATCGAGAAGTACCTCGCCCATCGGAAAATCGAGGTCTCCGAAGAGACGCTCCAGACCTACGACTACCGCCTTCGGAAATTCAATCGTTGGACCGACGAGGTCGGCCTCGACAATCTAAACGACCTCACCGGCCGGAAGCTCGACGAGTACGAGCGTCATCGCCGCCAGCAGGGCATCAAGAAGACGACGCTGAAGGGCGACATGAAGGACTTCCGGATGGCAGTCCGGTACTGGGAACGCATCGAAGCGGTCGCCGACGGGCTCGCCGATAAGGTGCCCGTCGTCAACCCGAAGAAGCACGAGGAAGTCTCCCAAGAAACACTCGACGAAGAGAGCGCGATGCCGCTGCTTCGGTACTATCGGCACCGGACACCCGGTACTCGAAACCACGCTTTCCTCGAACTCGCGTGGTCGACCGCCGCCCGCGTCTCCGGGCTCCAAGCGCTCGATATGCGGGACTTCTACCCCGAAGAGGGCTACGTCTGGTTTCGGCATCGGCCGGGGCAAGGCACCTCGCTCAAGAAGAACTACGCCAGCGAGCGAGTCGTCAGTATCCCCGACCGCGTCGTCGAGGCGCTCCGGGGCTACATCTCAGATAAACGCTACGCCGTCCGTGACGACCACGGTCGTCACCCGTTGTTTACCAGCCAGCAGGGACGGCCGCACAAGAACACGATTCGCGGCTGGTCGTATCACATGACCCAGCCGTGCCGCTACGGCGACTGTCCGCACGGGTACGACCCCGCGGAGTGCGACTTCCGTGAGCACGGATACTACTCGAAGTGCCCGTCCTCGAAGTCGACACACCCGATTCGGAAGGGCTCGATTTCCTGGCACCTCGGTAACGGCGTGCCCATGGAACTCGTTGAGGCCCGCTGTGACGCCTCTCGGGAGGTCATCGAGTTACACTACGATATGCGCTCTCCCGAGGAGCGAATGCAGCACCGTCGCGGAACCGTTCTCCCGAAACTGAAGTACGCATGACCATGTCCGAAACCACCGACCAACACGACCCGCAGAATCGACGCGAAACGGAAGATGTGGGTACT contains:
- a CDS encoding PadR family transcriptional regulator codes for the protein MTRMPELSDFKRDLLMTLARSEPTHGSGLVDDLSCLRAENVTKGRLYKNLDELHDHGLIEKRVRTENDNRRNEYALTTAGRESIRQHAQRVAGVADAINGGAA
- a CDS encoding DNA polymerase sliding clamp (Sliding clamp subunit. Responsible for tethering the catalytic subunit of DNA polymerase to DNA during high-speed replication. Proliferating cell nuclear antigen homolog.); its protein translation is MSADAVEADGDEEPVDEADERPSSPTVDALETLINADTLAKTIEVANSVADESVLRFGRHGLKIRLVDPANVYMANIHLDSSGFEAVGDGVFPAGQKHEGLLDFIGKADSEELVSLAFDAETRRLAVEFQPYERDYALIDPDSIRQEPDIPDMDLPNVFNIDGETLKEVVEVSQLVSDHVDIEGDPDAECIRIVAEGDTDTNTATLDDELGFAEVTEDASSFLSLDYLEDAVGVIPKSSTVEVRFGDEFPVMMEWTFADDYGHVKQVIAPRIVSQ
- a CDS encoding tyrosine-type recombinase/integrase; translation: MSENLQPTTPEEGIEKYLAHRKIEVSEETLQTYDYRLRKFNRWTDEVGLDNLNDLTGRKLDEYERHRRQQGIKKTTLKGDMKDFRMAVRYWERIEAVADGLADKVPVVNPKKHEEVSQETLDEESAMPLLRYYRHRTPGTRNHAFLELAWSTAARVSGLQALDMRDFYPEEGYVWFRHRPGQGTSLKKNYASERVVSIPDRVVEALRGYISDKRYAVRDDHGRHPLFTSQQGRPHKNTIRGWSYHMTQPCRYGDCPHGYDPAECDFREHGYYSKCPSSKSTHPIRKGSISWHLGNGVPMELVEARCDASREVIELHYDMRSPEERMQHRRGTVLPKLKYA